Within the Syntrophorhabdaceae bacterium genome, the region TATGTCCAGTTTCATCCTACTACCCTGTTTCATAAGGATGCCGATGGTTTCTTAATTTCAGAGGCCGTAAGAGGAGAAGGTGCAAGATTAAAGGCAAAAAACGGCGAGACATTCATGGAAAGATATTCACCATTAAAAGACCTGGCACCCAGAGATGAGGTTTCAAGGGCTATATATGAGGAGATGTTACAAAGGGGTGATAATTACGTTTATCTCGATATTGCAAATCATAGCAAGGTTGATATAAAAAAGAGATTCCCTAATATTTACACTAAATGCCTCTCCCTTGGTATTGATATAACAAAAGAACCGATACCTGTAGTCCCATCTGCTCATTATATATGCGGCGGCGTTCAGGTGGACGAATGGGGTAGAACCTCAATAAAAAATCTCTATGCAGTGGGAGAGGTTTCTGGAACAGGGCTTCATGGTGCAAATCGTCTTGCCTCTACCTCTTTGCTTGAAGGTCTTGTATGGGGAGTTAGGGCAGCAAAACACATAGCAGAAAATTATAAAGTAGATAGACCCTATAAAGAAAGTGAAATAAAAACATGGATTTATCCTGCAAAAGAGGAAGAGACAGACCCTGCTTTAATACTTCAAGACTGGTTCAGTATAAAATCTATAATGTGGAACTATGTAGGTATTATAAGGACAATAAAGAGGCTTGAAAGGGGTGTTGCTGATCTAAGGTATCTAAGAAATCGTATAGAAGACTTTTACAAAAGGGCACACCTAACCCCTACAATCATATCTTTAAGAAATGGGATACAGACTGCTCTAATTGTTGCTGAATCTGCTCTAAGAAATAAAACAAGCAGGGGTGCCCATTTTATCAAGCCTACCACGTCATTATAGATATAGATCCCTGTAAACCATGGAACCGATAAAATTACCATGACAACATGATGATAATCCTTTTAAAAAATGTAAAAAATCATCGCTTGGTATTTTACCTGTAAGCATATCATACCATCTTCTCACAATGGCACTTCCCACCACAAAACCATCTGCCATATGATAGGCCCTTATGATTGTATCAGGATTTGATATACCAAAACCAACAACTACAGGGAGCCTTATTTCATCCTTTATTTCTTCTATCTTTCCCTTTAATTCATTTGGTATTCCTTCTCTTTCACCTGTTACCCCTGTAACAGAAACAAAATAAATAAATCCCTTTGCTACCTTCTTTATTACCTTAAGTCTTATTTTATCTGTCACAGGAGTAGCAAGGAAAATAGCCACGATACCATTTTTATTAAGCGCAAGCCTCATCTCTTTTGACTCTTCAGGGGGCATATCAATGGTAAGCACCCCATCAACCCCTGAATCTGCTGCATCCTTTGCAAAACATTCAAGATTATATTGAAAAAATGTATTATAGTATCCCATCAGTATTACAGGTATATTATGCTTGTCTTTAAAATTTTTCACCACAGCAAGTATCTCTTTTATGGTTGTTTTATTTTTTAATGCCCTCTCCATTGCCTTTTGTATCACATCTCCATCTGCCATGGGGTCAGAAAAAGGAACACCTACCTCTATAATATCAGCACCTACTTCAGCAAAGATGTCTAATATCTCTGCTGTTCTATTGTGATGTATGATTCTTTTCGTGGATACCAAAGTTGATGTCCAATACAGAAACAGAGGTATTAGTATGGAAAAGATTCCTAACGCAGTTTACACAAGAGCACTCAGGAA harbors:
- the nadB gene encoding L-aspartate oxidase, encoding MKKDERYYCDVLVIGTGIAGLTTAITLGEYGVNVILITKFPYIEESNTYYAQGGIVTLGKNDSPKLLAQDIIKAGDTISNPKSIEIITTEGAKIVEEFLIKKVGVQFSKKNNKEIDYAQEGSHSRRRILYWQDETGKAIETALSKKIKEFKNIQILTNHTAIDLLTIPHHSVNPISIYKEPQCIGAYVLNNLNEKVERIFALNTVLATGGLGRIYLHTTNPSGATGDGFAMAQRANARIINMEYVQFHPTTLFHKDADGFLISEAVRGEGARLKAKNGETFMERYSPLKDLAPRDEVSRAIYEEMLQRGDNYVYLDIANHSKVDIKKRFPNIYTKCLSLGIDITKEPIPVVPSAHYICGGVQVDEWGRTSIKNLYAVGEVSGTGLHGANRLASTSLLEGLVWGVRAAKHIAENYKVDRPYKESEIKTWIYPAKEEETDPALILQDWFSIKSIMWNYVGIIRTIKRLERGVADLRYLRNRIEDFYKRAHLTPTIISLRNGIQTALIVAESALRNKTSRGAHFIKPTTSL
- the trpA gene encoding tryptophan synthase subunit alpha; amino-acid sequence: MVSTKRIIHHNRTAEILDIFAEVGADIIEVGVPFSDPMADGDVIQKAMERALKNKTTIKEILAVVKNFKDKHNIPVILMGYYNTFFQYNLECFAKDAADSGVDGVLTIDMPPEESKEMRLALNKNGIVAIFLATPVTDKIRLKVIKKVAKGFIYFVSVTGVTGEREGIPNELKGKIEEIKDEIRLPVVVGFGISNPDTIIRAYHMADGFVVGSAIVRRWYDMLTGKIPSDDFLHFLKGLSSCCHGNFIGSMVYRDLYL